Proteins encoded by one window of Desulfovibrio ferrophilus:
- the gcvH gene encoding glycine cleavage system protein GcvH, with protein sequence MVIPAELKYAKTHEWAKIEGDTAIVGISHFAQEQLGDMTYIELPEEGDTFEAGEEMGSVESVKAASEIYAPVSGEVIAVNEALEDAPEKVNQDPYGEGWLIKFKITGGADDLLDAAAYEKIVAEEAH encoded by the coding sequence ATCGTGATTCCCGCAGAACTGAAATACGCCAAGACCCATGAGTGGGCCAAGATCGAAGGCGACACCGCCATCGTTGGCATCAGCCACTTCGCTCAGGAGCAACTGGGCGACATGACCTACATCGAATTGCCCGAAGAAGGCGACACATTCGAAGCCGGCGAAGAGATGGGTTCCGTGGAATCCGTCAAGGCCGCCAGCGAGATCTATGCCCCCGTGTCCGGCGAGGTCATTGCCGTGAACGAAGCCCTGGAAGACGCACCCGAGAAGGTCAATCAGGACCCCTACGGTGAAGGCTGGCTGATCAAGTTCAAGATCACCGGCGGTGCCGATGATCTGCTCGACGCTGCAGCCTACGAGAAAATCGTCGCCGAAGAGGCCCACTAG
- a CDS encoding DinB family protein has translation MPDIPAILSGLQSSQTILDTFILEIPRKIMTRVRGEGVWSIAEHLDHLAAVQPMLTERFRRIINEENPEFVPFIPGDAESSAKPAQIMPPEQALTIFRFHREEQLTLLEAQPASAWTREATHPEYEQYGLHILARHALMHDHWHLYRMEELWLTRDEYLTVLPG, from the coding sequence ATGCCTGACATTCCCGCCATCCTTTCCGGTCTACAATCTTCACAGACCATTCTCGACACATTCATTCTCGAGATTCCCCGAAAGATCATGACACGAGTGCGTGGCGAAGGAGTCTGGAGCATCGCCGAGCATCTTGATCATCTGGCCGCCGTGCAACCGATGCTCACCGAGCGTTTCAGGCGGATCATCAACGAGGAGAACCCGGAGTTTGTGCCTTTCATTCCCGGCGATGCTGAATCATCAGCAAAACCAGCTCAGATCATGCCCCCCGAGCAGGCGTTAACCATCTTCAGATTCCACCGCGAGGAACAACTGACACTCCTTGAGGCCCAGCCAGCATCAGCCTGGACGCGCGAGGCAACGCATCCGGAATATGAGCAGTACGGCCTGCATATCCTGGCCCGCCACGCACTAATGCACGATCACTGGCACCTGTACAGGATGGAAGAACTCTGGCTCACCAGAGATGAATACCTGACCGTTCTGCCCGGGTAG
- a CDS encoding dihydrolipoyl dehydrogenase family protein, protein MTAAANNHSVRFSLVVLGAGPGGVDCALEAARLGLDVAVVERAELGGTCLNRGCIPTKLFLGATECVHELHAQAKLKVASGTIEVDLPALQKRKGQLLSGNRKALEKRLADSGVALFRGMGVVTSSDALTVDTENGPVTVGFDRLVIATGSRPTAFPGMEPDGDRVLDSDGILDLTEAPSSLIIVGGGVIGLELGRFFSRLGATITVVEALDRIAPWEDPEVSKTLAGLAKRDKWKLLTGKRVAKLVSKDGQAELTLESGDTLGADIALVATGRGPNTQGLGLENKGVILGRGGFIQVDEYLEAAPGISCIGDANGQAMLAHAASHQGIYAARLAAGKIEGPYAPGPMPWCIYGAPESIRVGRMVDELKAEGLSPAISRFQLAANPIAQSHAMAQGFVKVIWLDGRVAGVTAVGHGVSHLVTQATLMVRDSWTREDAENLIWAHPTLDEALQHALTAEPTDD, encoded by the coding sequence ATGACTGCGGCTGCGAATAACCACAGCGTGCGCTTCTCGCTGGTCGTACTCGGCGCTGGGCCCGGCGGCGTGGACTGCGCTCTGGAAGCCGCTCGCCTGGGCCTGGACGTGGCCGTGGTGGAACGCGCCGAACTGGGTGGGACCTGCCTGAATCGGGGCTGCATTCCCACCAAGCTCTTTCTTGGAGCCACCGAATGCGTGCACGAGTTGCATGCACAGGCCAAACTGAAGGTAGCCTCCGGCACGATCGAAGTGGACCTGCCAGCCCTGCAAAAACGCAAGGGACAGTTGCTTTCGGGCAACCGCAAGGCCCTGGAAAAGCGTCTGGCCGACTCGGGCGTCGCCCTGTTCAGGGGAATGGGAGTCGTGACCTCGTCCGACGCCCTCACCGTGGACACAGAAAATGGTCCGGTAACCGTCGGTTTCGACCGACTGGTCATTGCCACGGGCTCCCGGCCCACGGCCTTCCCGGGCATGGAACCCGACGGCGACCGTGTCCTGGACTCCGACGGCATCCTGGACCTGACCGAGGCCCCTTCCTCTCTGATCATTGTAGGTGGAGGAGTCATCGGCTTGGAACTCGGACGTTTCTTCTCGCGCCTAGGAGCCACCATTACCGTGGTGGAAGCCCTGGACCGCATTGCTCCATGGGAAGATCCAGAGGTCTCCAAGACCCTGGCCGGACTCGCCAAGCGGGACAAATGGAAACTCTTAACCGGCAAACGCGTGGCCAAGCTTGTCTCCAAGGATGGGCAGGCCGAACTGACGCTGGAATCCGGTGATACCCTAGGTGCGGATATTGCTCTGGTCGCTACCGGGCGTGGCCCCAATACACAAGGGCTAGGCCTGGAAAACAAGGGCGTCATCCTTGGCAGGGGCGGTTTTATTCAGGTGGATGAGTACCTGGAAGCTGCTCCGGGCATCTCCTGTATCGGCGATGCCAATGGTCAGGCCATGTTGGCCCATGCCGCTTCGCATCAGGGCATTTATGCAGCGCGTCTGGCCGCAGGCAAAATCGAAGGGCCATACGCCCCCGGCCCCATGCCATGGTGCATCTATGGTGCACCGGAGTCCATCCGTGTTGGGCGCATGGTCGACGAACTCAAGGCAGAAGGCCTGTCCCCCGCAATCAGTCGCTTCCAGTTGGCTGCCAACCCCATTGCCCAGAGCCACGCCATGGCCCAGGGCTTTGTGAAAGTGATCTGGCTGGATGGCAGGGTGGCAGGCGTAACCGCTGTGGGACACGGAGTTTCTCACCTTGTAACCCAAGCCACCCTCATGGTACGCGACAGTTGGACACGTGAGGATGCCGAAAATCTCATCTGGGCTCACCCGACCCTGGACGAGGCTTTGCAGCATGCTCTTACCGCCGAGCCAACAGACGACTGA
- the gcvPB gene encoding aminomethyl-transferring glycine dehydrogenase subunit GcvPB, which yields MRTLFEKSTPCRKGMCNNLTTSKAADYLPAEMMRGSRVRLPELGELDVVRHFTRLSKRNFGVDGNFYPLGSCTMKYNPKFTENVAALPGFTRLHPLAAQLKGAGHFTQGALEVMYDMESLLCEITGMAGYTLHPMAGAHGELTGAMIIAAYHKSKGNKKTKIICPDSAHGTNPASAALAGFDVVTIESKDGIVDPEALRAALDDEVAGVMLTCPNTLGLFESHLPEIVKMIHDVDALLYYDGANMNAIMGKMRVGDAGFDVVHWNLHKTLGTPHGGGGPGSGPVGVCEKLVPFLPISRVKKLEDGRYVLDYDHPQSIGYMAPFYGNFGVMLKAYAYVLRLGGEGLTRASENAVLSANYMRKRLEDVLEIPYNRICMHEFVASAVGEKLNGVRALDIAKALLDKGHHAPTIYFPLIVKECMMMEPTETECKDTLDGFLDDLIEIVKRAETDPDSIKAAPVTLPVTRLDETKAARDMVLTDDCGCE from the coding sequence ATGAGAACCTTATTTGAAAAATCCACTCCCTGCCGCAAGGGCATGTGCAACAACCTGACCACCTCCAAGGCTGCGGACTATCTGCCTGCAGAGATGATGCGCGGCTCCCGCGTTCGTTTGCCCGAGTTGGGCGAACTGGACGTGGTACGCCACTTCACGCGCCTGTCGAAACGCAACTTCGGTGTGGATGGCAATTTCTATCCCCTTGGCTCCTGCACCATGAAGTACAACCCCAAATTCACCGAGAACGTGGCCGCCCTGCCCGGTTTCACCCGCCTGCATCCGCTGGCGGCTCAACTGAAGGGCGCAGGACACTTCACTCAGGGTGCGTTGGAAGTCATGTACGACATGGAAAGCCTGCTCTGCGAAATCACCGGCATGGCGGGCTACACCCTACACCCCATGGCCGGAGCGCATGGCGAGCTGACCGGGGCAATGATCATTGCCGCCTACCACAAGTCCAAGGGCAACAAGAAAACCAAGATCATCTGCCCGGACTCGGCCCACGGGACCAACCCGGCATCGGCCGCCCTGGCCGGCTTTGACGTGGTAACCATCGAGTCCAAGGACGGCATTGTGGACCCCGAGGCCCTACGTGCCGCTCTGGATGACGAAGTGGCCGGTGTAATGCTGACCTGCCCCAACACCCTGGGGCTGTTCGAAAGCCACCTGCCCGAAATCGTCAAGATGATCCACGATGTGGACGCCCTGCTCTATTACGATGGCGCGAACATGAACGCCATCATGGGCAAGATGCGCGTGGGCGACGCCGGTTTCGATGTCGTGCACTGGAACCTGCACAAGACTCTGGGCACTCCCCATGGCGGCGGTGGCCCCGGCTCCGGTCCTGTGGGCGTCTGCGAAAAGTTGGTGCCGTTTCTGCCCATCTCGCGGGTCAAGAAGCTCGAAGATGGTCGCTACGTCCTGGACTACGACCACCCGCAGTCCATCGGCTACATGGCCCCGTTCTACGGCAACTTCGGCGTCATGCTCAAAGCCTACGCCTACGTGCTGCGCCTGGGCGGCGAGGGCCTGACCCGTGCCAGCGAAAACGCCGTGCTCTCCGCCAACTACATGCGCAAGCGTTTGGAAGACGTGCTGGAGATTCCCTACAACCGAATCTGCATGCACGAATTCGTGGCCTCTGCCGTGGGCGAAAAGCTCAATGGCGTCCGCGCTCTGGATATCGCCAAGGCGCTCCTGGACAAGGGGCACCACGCCCCCACCATCTACTTCCCGCTGATCGTCAAGGAATGCATGATGATGGAGCCCACGGAGACCGAATGCAAAGACACTTTGGATGGCTTCCTTGATGACCTGATCGAGATTGTCAAACGCGCCGAAACCGACCCGGATTCCATCAAGGCCGCTCCGGTAACTCTGCCCGTAACGCGGTTGGATGAAACCAAGGCCGCAAGAGACATGGTACTGACCGATGACTGCGGCTGCGAATAA
- the coaE gene encoding dephospho-CoA kinase (Dephospho-CoA kinase (CoaE) performs the final step in coenzyme A biosynthesis.) produces the protein MNSFNDTSADDTARSFDVSSASVAGRLDAYLAEQLAGEGVSRGKVQDLIKGGKVFVDGTVRTKPKFKLMGGETVDVALELPGSGIVPEQSELDVLFEDGRVAVIHKTAGLTVHPAPGRPAGTLVHQLAHRFPKILEMEGERPGIVHRIDKDTSGLLLVALDEASRLALSADFAERRVDKRYLALVHGVPQGNVGNQGTIDAPIGRHPRSKTKMAVVEKGGRDALSDWEVLWSTPDGSASMVAVTIHTGRTHQIRVHMAHLGHPLLGDVVYGSRQHAEWCRDSGLDPALAGRQMLHAWRLGFTHPHSGERLEFVLPPAEDFQRLALSLGQSVQRVGVVGMPGCGKSTVAALLAEAGAPLFSADQCVAELYEEEADGWIMLRRRFGEKFAPTGSAVDKAQLFAAMRSSEGMRREILDVVHPLVRHRMTEFWRSHRREDVAVAEVPLLLEGGWVEQGLADVVVGVSCTEGVRRARLATRGWDEETVATLESWQWAEADKLAACDFVVDNGGTLEDLKQNVAELLRQLVDRRRESRVALENRLNALWAGNC, from the coding sequence ATGAATTCTTTCAATGACACTTCCGCCGATGATACCGCGCGGAGCTTCGATGTTTCCTCCGCTTCGGTGGCAGGTCGTTTGGACGCATATCTGGCTGAACAACTGGCTGGCGAAGGTGTTTCGCGCGGCAAAGTGCAGGATCTGATCAAGGGGGGCAAGGTTTTTGTGGATGGTACTGTGCGTACCAAGCCCAAGTTCAAGCTCATGGGCGGCGAGACCGTGGACGTGGCTTTGGAGCTTCCTGGCTCGGGCATTGTTCCCGAGCAGAGTGAGCTGGACGTGTTGTTCGAGGATGGACGGGTGGCCGTGATCCATAAAACTGCCGGGTTGACCGTGCATCCCGCTCCCGGGCGACCCGCCGGGACTTTGGTGCATCAATTGGCTCATCGATTTCCCAAGATTCTGGAAATGGAAGGGGAGCGTCCCGGCATCGTGCACCGCATCGACAAGGATACCTCTGGTCTGCTGTTGGTTGCGCTGGATGAAGCCTCGCGCTTGGCTTTGTCTGCTGACTTTGCCGAACGCCGGGTGGATAAACGCTATCTGGCTTTGGTACACGGTGTGCCTCAAGGCAATGTTGGGAATCAGGGGACAATCGACGCCCCCATTGGTCGTCACCCGCGCAGCAAGACCAAGATGGCGGTTGTGGAAAAAGGCGGGCGCGACGCTCTGTCCGATTGGGAAGTTCTGTGGTCCACCCCGGACGGATCGGCCAGCATGGTGGCGGTGACCATCCACACTGGCCGGACCCATCAGATTCGCGTGCATATGGCACACCTCGGCCATCCTTTGCTGGGAGACGTCGTCTATGGCTCGCGCCAACATGCCGAGTGGTGTCGTGATTCAGGACTGGATCCGGCCCTGGCCGGACGACAGATGCTGCATGCCTGGCGCCTTGGATTTACCCACCCTCATTCCGGGGAGAGACTGGAATTCGTCCTGCCTCCGGCTGAAGACTTCCAACGTCTGGCCCTGAGCCTTGGGCAGAGTGTGCAGCGTGTGGGAGTGGTGGGGATGCCCGGCTGTGGCAAGTCCACTGTGGCTGCGCTGCTGGCTGAAGCTGGAGCGCCGTTGTTTTCCGCAGATCAATGCGTGGCCGAATTATATGAGGAAGAGGCGGACGGGTGGATCATGCTCCGCAGGCGCTTCGGGGAAAAATTTGCGCCTACCGGTTCTGCGGTGGACAAAGCCCAGTTGTTTGCCGCCATGCGCTCCTCCGAGGGGATGCGCCGCGAGATTCTGGATGTGGTGCATCCGTTGGTGCGTCACCGCATGACCGAATTCTGGCGCAGCCACCGCCGCGAGGATGTGGCTGTGGCCGAGGTTCCGTTGCTCCTGGAAGGTGGTTGGGTCGAGCAGGGACTTGCGGACGTGGTTGTGGGGGTGTCCTGTACCGAGGGTGTGCGCAGAGCCCGTCTTGCTACGCGGGGTTGGGATGAAGAGACCGTGGCGACGCTTGAGTCGTGGCAGTGGGCGGAGGCCGACAAGTTGGCGGCCTGTGATTTTGTGGTTGATAATGGCGGAACCTTGGAAGATTTGAAGCAGAATGTGGCGGAGCTGCTCAGGCAGCTTGTCGACAGGCGTCGGGAGAGCCGCGTTGCCCTTGAGAACCGCTTGAATGCTTTGTGGGCTGGAAACTGTTAG
- a CDS encoding phosphatidylglycerophosphatase A: MSNVSTSDRIATAFATLGPIGHLPAGPGTWGSAAALITAPFLFMPFSPVTRSIILIALFVLGSLAATRAEVVLGKKDPGCVIIDEVLGQWLTLLPFSILPTWQILAGFIFFRLFDIAKPFPIRRSEKWLPAGWGVMIDDVVAGLYAAAALYGARWAFVNWVAVHANGM, translated from the coding sequence ATGAGCAACGTCTCTACATCCGACCGCATCGCCACTGCCTTCGCCACCCTCGGCCCCATTGGACACCTTCCGGCAGGCCCAGGGACATGGGGCTCTGCCGCAGCACTCATCACTGCGCCCTTTCTGTTCATGCCCTTCTCACCCGTCACGCGCTCAATAATCCTCATCGCGCTGTTCGTGCTCGGTTCCCTGGCGGCCACGCGTGCCGAAGTCGTGCTCGGCAAAAAGGACCCCGGCTGCGTCATCATCGATGAAGTGCTGGGCCAATGGCTGACCTTACTGCCCTTCTCCATCCTGCCCACCTGGCAGATTCTGGCGGGGTTCATCTTTTTCAGGCTGTTCGACATCGCCAAGCCCTTCCCCATCCGCCGCTCAGAAAAATGGCTGCCCGCAGGCTGGGGAGTGATGATTGACGACGTTGTTGCCGGTCTTTACGCCGCCGCTGCGCTCTACGGCGCACGCTGGGCGTTCGTGAATTGGGTCGCCGTCCACGCCAACGGCATGTAG
- a CDS encoding rhomboid family intramembrane serine protease, which produces MFPLRDSIPRVHVPYSVYGIIVLNALAFAYTLTLSPPETASLFHLYGVVPARFTHPWVAQHVGYPDFGMHTFVTYMFLHGGWLHFIVNMWTLWIFADNIEDVMGPLRFAGFYLCSGLAALGVHYIFNPEAVAPVVGASGAIAGVMGAYFLLYPHAKVVTLIPIFIFPLILNIPAVLYLGIWFVVQFFSGVSDAMSTSSGAGIAWWAHAGGFVAGMLLLPVFRKKGRCYFCAKPEGPVLYKDDFRR; this is translated from the coding sequence ATGTTCCCCCTGCGTGATTCCATTCCCCGCGTGCATGTCCCCTATTCGGTGTACGGCATCATCGTGCTCAACGCCTTGGCCTTTGCCTATACCCTGACGCTGTCCCCACCAGAGACGGCGTCCTTGTTTCATCTCTATGGTGTGGTCCCGGCTCGGTTCACTCACCCCTGGGTGGCGCAGCACGTTGGCTATCCGGATTTCGGGATGCACACCTTCGTGACCTACATGTTCCTGCATGGCGGTTGGCTGCATTTCATCGTGAATATGTGGACCCTGTGGATATTCGCGGACAACATCGAAGATGTCATGGGGCCGCTTAGGTTCGCAGGATTCTACCTCTGTTCAGGGCTGGCGGCGCTGGGAGTGCATTATATTTTCAACCCGGAGGCCGTGGCCCCGGTTGTGGGAGCCAGCGGGGCCATCGCCGGAGTCATGGGAGCCTATTTCCTGCTCTATCCCCACGCCAAGGTTGTCACGCTTATCCCCATTTTCATCTTTCCGTTGATCCTGAATATTCCGGCGGTGCTCTATCTGGGCATCTGGTTTGTGGTGCAGTTTTTTTCAGGGGTTTCGGATGCCATGTCAACGAGCTCGGGCGCGGGCATTGCATGGTGGGCCCATGCCGGGGGCTTTGTGGCTGGAATGCTGCTGCTCCCAGTGTTTCGCAAGAAGGGGCGTTGTTATTTCTGTGCCAAACCTGAAGGACCTGTTCTATATAAAGATGATTTTCGGCGCTAG
- a CDS encoding Maf family protein — translation MHTDTLPGPLEAVQSIILASGSPRRKDMLQSLGIDFNIQVSPGEEPDPMLGEDPDGYARRASLAKAEAVAKLNPEAIVIGSDTIVVLDNEIMGKPSGPDEAMLMLSKLVGNTHRVVSGCAVFHPGGEPKLFSVSTDVTMGPQPLEVLFAYVATGEPMDKAGAYAIQGQGGFLVESISGSYNNVVGLPLHKLVDILFELRAIRPRG, via the coding sequence ATGCATACCGACACACTCCCCGGCCCCCTCGAGGCCGTTCAATCCATCATCCTTGCCTCCGGCTCTCCGAGGCGCAAGGACATGCTTCAGTCTCTGGGCATTGATTTCAACATTCAGGTCAGCCCGGGCGAAGAGCCTGATCCCATGCTCGGTGAAGACCCGGACGGCTATGCCCGCCGCGCCTCTCTGGCCAAGGCCGAGGCTGTAGCCAAACTGAATCCCGAGGCCATCGTCATCGGCTCGGACACCATCGTGGTCCTGGACAACGAGATCATGGGCAAGCCCAGCGGCCCGGACGAGGCCATGCTGATGCTTTCCAAGCTGGTGGGCAATACCCATCGCGTGGTCTCAGGCTGCGCTGTTTTTCACCCTGGAGGAGAACCCAAACTCTTTTCAGTCTCCACGGATGTAACCATGGGCCCTCAGCCTCTGGAAGTGCTATTCGCCTATGTGGCAACCGGCGAGCCCATGGACAAGGCTGGTGCCTACGCCATTCAGGGCCAAGGTGGTTTCCTGGTGGAATCGATCTCCGGGTCATACAACAATGTGGTTGGCTTGCCCCTGCACAAGCTGGTCGACATTCTGTTCGAGCTCCGTGCCATCCGCCCCAGAGGGTAA
- a CDS encoding response regulator: protein MRFLIVDDDFDSRRLMQKILYTYGYCDVAVDGEEAVEAFRSSFKTGEPYDLICLDIIMPNMDGQQALREIREIETEQGVPEDRRVKAVMISALDDTKELHDAFFLGEATSYLVKPIRKKTLLNEIRNLGLPLEEKSPA, encoded by the coding sequence ATGCGATTTCTGATCGTTGATGACGACTTCGATAGCCGCCGCCTAATGCAGAAGATTCTCTATACTTACGGCTACTGTGATGTAGCCGTGGATGGGGAAGAAGCTGTAGAAGCATTTCGGAGCTCTTTCAAGACCGGAGAACCATACGACCTGATCTGTCTGGACATCATCATGCCCAATATGGACGGTCAACAGGCTCTGCGAGAAATTCGAGAAATTGAGACCGAGCAAGGTGTACCCGAAGACAGACGCGTCAAAGCCGTGATGATCTCCGCTCTGGATGACACCAAGGAACTGCACGACGCATTCTTCCTGGGAGAAGCCACTTCATATCTGGTCAAACCCATCCGCAAGAAAACACTGCTCAACGAAATCAGAAATCTGGGCCTGCCCCTTGAGGAAAAAAGCCCGGCCTGA
- the gcvPA gene encoding aminomethyl-transferring glycine dehydrogenase subunit GcvPA, which translates to MPYVPHTEEETKQMLKTVGVTSMDELFADIPPELRPKSFDLPKGLSEMEVMARMERLAARNKVDVVSFLGAGFYDHHIPAAVDALISRGEFYTAYTPYQPEASQGTLQAIFEFQTAICRLLDMDCTNASVYDGGSAIFEAMMMGVRASKKRRKLVISEALSPIYRIMLSSYTSNLNLELVTVPHKQGQTDIKGLMDAVDTDTAAVVVQNPNFFGQVNDFTKLCDHARSVKATSVVSVYPLMQSVLKTPGEMGADVAVAEAQSLGQPLSFGGPYLGIMACTKKMVRQLPGRIVGRTVDSQDRTGYVLTLQAREQHIRRQKATSNICSNQALCALRTLVHMSLLGPGGLEQTAARCMELAHFAAKRLTAIPGVEMYSEGPFCNEFALKLPVSAYDVVDALTERGYVPGFPLGRYYDGLENCLLVACTEKHTREDIGIMAEMLGGLLK; encoded by the coding sequence ATGCCGTATGTCCCCCATACCGAGGAGGAAACCAAGCAGATGCTCAAGACCGTGGGCGTAACGTCCATGGACGAGCTGTTTGCCGACATTCCTCCCGAACTCCGCCCAAAGAGTTTCGACCTCCCCAAAGGCCTTTCCGAAATGGAAGTCATGGCGCGCATGGAGCGCTTGGCTGCCAGAAACAAGGTCGATGTCGTGAGCTTTCTGGGCGCGGGTTTCTATGACCATCACATCCCTGCCGCCGTTGATGCACTGATCAGCCGCGGGGAATTCTACACCGCTTATACCCCGTACCAGCCCGAGGCATCTCAGGGTACGTTGCAGGCCATCTTCGAATTCCAGACGGCCATCTGCCGTTTGCTGGATATGGACTGCACCAATGCCAGTGTCTACGATGGTGGTTCGGCGATTTTCGAAGCCATGATGATGGGCGTGCGTGCTTCCAAGAAGCGTCGCAAGCTGGTCATCAGCGAAGCGCTGTCTCCCATCTACCGCATCATGCTCAGCTCCTACACGTCCAATCTGAACCTTGAGTTGGTCACCGTCCCGCACAAGCAGGGCCAGACAGATATCAAGGGACTCATGGACGCAGTGGATACCGACACCGCAGCGGTGGTGGTTCAGAACCCCAACTTCTTCGGACAGGTCAACGACTTTACCAAACTCTGTGACCATGCCCGCTCAGTCAAGGCTACCAGTGTTGTCAGCGTTTACCCGCTGATGCAGTCGGTCTTAAAAACCCCCGGCGAGATGGGTGCAGACGTGGCCGTGGCAGAGGCTCAGAGCCTGGGCCAGCCCCTGTCCTTTGGTGGCCCCTACCTGGGTATCATGGCCTGCACCAAAAAAATGGTACGCCAGTTGCCCGGCCGTATCGTAGGCCGCACCGTGGACAGCCAGGACCGCACCGGATACGTGCTGACCCTGCAAGCCCGCGAGCAGCACATCCGCCGCCAGAAGGCCACCTCCAACATCTGCTCCAACCAGGCCCTGTGCGCCTTGCGTACGCTGGTCCACATGAGCCTGCTCGGCCCCGGCGGTCTGGAGCAGACGGCTGCCCGCTGCATGGAACTGGCCCACTTTGCCGCCAAACGGCTGACGGCCATCCCCGGTGTTGAAATGTACTCCGAAGGACCGTTCTGCAACGAATTCGCCCTCAAGCTTCCGGTCTCGGCCTATGATGTCGTAGACGCGCTCACCGAACGCGGCTACGTGCCCGGCTTCCCCCTGGGCCGCTACTACGATGGACTGGAGAATTGCCTGCTTGTGGCCTGCACCGAAAAGCACACCCGCGAGGATATCGGAATCATGGCCGAGATGTTGGGAGGTCTGCTGAAATGA
- a CDS encoding flagellar brake protein, translating into MAPTKTTSKLPSSIYNITPGTQLLVTLAGLDERLKTSFIGLERKRYFIFKTPKRKIHNGIYDYLYSGNEAKISFLYEGNIWGFASRIQAYTATPHPLVFVDFPSAIESHNLRKEHRIECYFPVQAFSGSDEYQAMILDLSRTGCGLSYSVSDPDKLPALGDTVSIECPLFGAMGEARIIGEVRRAACESNNIINLGLTFQELDSKVDQWIKNYVAQVIGLFSP; encoded by the coding sequence ATGGCCCCGACAAAGACCACAAGCAAGCTGCCCAGCAGCATCTACAATATCACCCCCGGGACCCAGCTACTGGTTACGCTGGCAGGACTCGATGAACGATTGAAAACGTCGTTTATCGGCCTTGAGCGCAAGCGTTATTTCATATTCAAAACCCCAAAACGCAAGATTCATAACGGCATCTACGACTATCTCTATTCCGGTAACGAAGCCAAAATCAGCTTCCTGTATGAAGGCAATATTTGGGGCTTCGCCTCCCGTATCCAGGCCTATACCGCCACTCCTCATCCTCTGGTCTTTGTGGACTTCCCCAGCGCCATCGAATCTCACAACCTGCGCAAGGAACACCGCATTGAATGCTATTTTCCGGTGCAGGCCTTCAGTGGCAGCGACGAATATCAAGCCATGATTCTGGATTTGAGCCGGACTGGCTGTGGCCTGTCCTATTCGGTCAGCGATCCCGACAAGCTCCCTGCTCTGGGCGATACGGTCAGCATCGAGTGTCCACTGTTCGGCGCAATGGGTGAGGCACGCATCATAGGTGAGGTTCGCCGCGCGGCCTGCGAGTCAAACAACATTATCAACCTGGGGCTCACTTTCCAGGAGTTGGACTCCAAGGTCGATCAATGGATCAAGAATTACGTAGCCCAGGTCATCGGGCTGTTCTCTCCCTGA
- a CDS encoding HD domain-containing protein: MPDLLGVHRRRFGDFVAKYRAMADGQLGNIDLKREHSLRVLDNAQLILKGIAGQGGLDAGLVETVHLAALYHDTGRFPQLVRYGTFKDKLSDDHGRMGVRALREEGLLEDLDPVRRKVVLSAVILHNRRNLPRGLPFGIDLAARAVRDADKLDIFLVMLEHLDCDSPLDKTITLGLEEDPEAYTPVVLEQVQGRSQANYMDMRYLNDFKLLLASWVYDLNFTSSRALLRERGHLNDLLKLMPDRPEFIELGRQLQTDLLRDQGENSPMTWAT, translated from the coding sequence ATGCCTGATTTACTTGGGGTGCATCGTCGCCGTTTCGGGGACTTTGTGGCCAAGTACAGGGCCATGGCGGATGGGCAATTGGGGAACATCGACCTCAAGCGTGAGCATTCGCTGCGGGTGCTGGACAATGCCCAGCTTATTCTCAAGGGGATTGCCGGACAGGGCGGGCTGGACGCCGGGCTTGTCGAGACCGTGCATTTGGCTGCCCTGTATCATGATACTGGCCGCTTCCCTCAATTGGTTCGTTACGGCACCTTCAAGGACAAGCTTTCGGATGATCACGGACGGATGGGGGTTCGTGCCCTGCGCGAAGAGGGATTGTTGGAGGATTTGGACCCGGTCCGCCGCAAGGTAGTGCTGTCGGCAGTGATTCTGCATAACCGTCGCAATCTGCCCAGGGGGCTTCCCTTCGGGATCGATTTGGCCGCGCGTGCGGTGCGCGATGCGGACAAGCTGGACATCTTTTTGGTTATGCTCGAACACCTTGATTGTGATTCACCGCTGGACAAGACCATTACGCTGGGGCTTGAAGAAGATCCGGAGGCCTATACTCCTGTTGTGCTGGAACAGGTTCAGGGGCGCAGCCAGGCCAATTATATGGATATGCGCTATCTCAACGACTTTAAATTGCTGCTGGCCTCTTGGGTTTACGATCTGAATTTTACTTCGAGTCGTGCATTGCTGCGTGAGAGGGGGCATTTGAATGATTTGCTGAAATTGATGCCTGATCGGCCCGAGTTCATTGAACTGGGGCGGCAGTTGCAGACCGACCTGTTGCGAGATCAGGGAGAGAACAGCCCGATGACCTGGGCTACGTAA